From one Pseudoliparis swirei isolate HS2019 ecotype Mariana Trench chromosome 5, NWPU_hadal_v1, whole genome shotgun sequence genomic stretch:
- the evi5b gene encoding ecotropic viral integration site 5 protein homolog isoform X5, producing MSSQVATPTSLQTTSSSTSLSSPAVSPSSPPQLSPDDVELLAKLEQQNSLILDRLFLRLNSIWGEMHNGLLETDSKSLRSMNDSRRNSGSSLVSSSSASSNLSHLEEDSWILWGRIVNEWEEVRKKKEKQLKDLVKEGIPHHFRAIVWQLLCNAQNMPIKDQYSELLKMTSPYEKLIRRDIARTYPEHDFFKEKDSLGQEVLFNVMKAYSLVDREVGYCQGSAFIVGLLLMQMPEEEAFCVFVKLMQDYRLRELFKPSMAELGLCMYQFEHMIQEQLPELHMHFQSQSFHTSMYASSWFLTIFLTSFPLPVATRIFDIFMFEGLEIVFRVGLAILQMNQTELIQLDMEGMLQHFQRVIPHQLDSGPDKVILAAYQVKYNAKKMKKLEKEYTTIKSKEMEEQVEIKRLRTENRLLKQRIDTLEKKRAPLYSEESVLQLERELVQARLKEAESQCALKEMQDKILDIEQRNTSLPDDTNVVRLQEELIGVKLREVEALTGLKELRQQVRGLEEHWQRHLTRTAGRWKDRKNTLSELQDELMTVRLREAEAQAELRETRQRMLELETQNQIHSNQIRRAEQESRCLQECVQTLTVQNKDLHGQLQEIKRRQAEIECKSKEKVMAVRLREADNMAAMAELQQQISELEIQKEEGKVQGQLNHTDSSQYIRDLKDQIEELKHEVCCLKGQRGLTAPPTFDGIHIVNHYAGRDGSYHSSDEDGVKGPSLQGTQQRCGGRIRLRANLGASDSDEEEEDDEEDEDEEEDDESLRLSVPPSSSHMSTAV from the exons ATGTCTAGCCAGGTGGCCACGCCCACGTCGCTGCAGACCACCTCCTCTTCCACGTCTCTGTCCTCGCCCGCCGTCTCGCCGTCCTCGCCGCCGCAGCTCAGTCCCGACGATGTGGAGCTGCTCGCCAAGCTAGAGCAGCAGAACAG CCTCATTTTAGACCGTCTCTTCCTACGGCTCAACAGCATCTGGGGCGAGATGCATAACGG GTTGCTAGAGACGGACAGCAAGTCGCTGCGCTCCATGAACGACTCCAGGCGAAACAGCGGCTCCTCCCTGGTGTCcagctcctctgcctcctccaacCTCTCGCACCTGGAGGAGGACTCGTGGATCCTGTGGGGGCGAATCGTCAACGAGTGGGAGGAGGTGcgcaagaagaaggagaagcagcTCAAG GATCTGGTCAAGGAAGGGATTCCTCACCACTTTCGGGCGATAGTGTGGCAGTTGTTGTGCAACGCCCAGAACATGCCCATCAAGGATCAGTACTCCGAACTCCTGAAGATGACGTCGCCCTACGAGAAGCTGATTCGCAGGGACATCGCGCGCACCTACCCCGAGCACGACTTCTTCAAGGAGAAAGACAGCCTGGGCCAGGAGGTGCTCTTCAACGTCATGAAG GCATATTCtctggtggaccgtgaggtcgGCTATTGTCAAGGGAGTGCGTTCATTGTGGGACTGCTGCTCATGCAG ATGCCAGAAGAGGAGGCTTTCTGCGTGTTCGTGAAGTTGATGCAAGACTACAGATTGCGAGAGCTCTTCAAACCCAGCATGGCTGAGCTGGGACTCTGCATGTACCAGTTTGAGCATATGATCCAG GAACAACTCCCGGAGCTGCACATGCATTTCCAGTCTCAGAGCTTTCACACGTCCATGTATgcctcctcctggttcctcaccatcttcctcacctccttccctcTGCCCGTCGCCACACGGATCTTCGACATCTTCATGTTTGAG ggtCTGGAGATAGTTTTCCGCGTGGGGCTCGCCATCCTCCAGATGAACCAGACCGAACTCATCCAGCTCGACATGGAGGGAATGTTACAG CACTTCCAGAGGGTCATCCCACACCAGCTGGACAGCGGACCGGATAAAGTCATCCTGGCTGCTTATCAAGTTAAATACAATGCCAAGAAGATGAAAAA GTTGGAGAAAGAATACACGACAATCAAATCCaaagagatggaggagcaggtggagataaAG CGGTTGCGGACAGAGAACCGACTCCTGAAGCAGCGGATAGACACGCTGGAGAAA AAGAGAGCCCCTCTGTACTCTGAGGAGTCCGTGCTGCAGCTGGAGCGAGAGCTGGTGCAGGCCCGGCtgaaggaggcggagtctcagtGCGCTCTCAAGGAGATGCAAGACAAGATCCTGGATATTGAACAG AGGAACACGTCGCTCCCCGATGACACCAATGTCGTGCGTCTTCAAGAGGAGCTGATCGGAGTGAAGCTGAGGGAGGTGGAGGCTCTGACCGGCCTGAAGGAGCTGAGGCAGCAAGTCAGAGGCCTGGAAGAGCACTGGCAG CGCCACTTGACACGCACCGCTGGTCGCTGGAAGGACAGGAAGAATACCTTGAGCGAGCTGCAGGACGAGCTGATGACCGTGAGGCTGCGCGAGGCCGAGGCCCAGGCCGAGCTGCGGGAGACACGGCAGAGGATGCTGGAGCTGGAGACGCAG AACCAGATTCACAGTAACCAGATTCGACGGGCGGAGCAGGAGAGTCGCTGTCTCCAGGAGTGTGTGCAAACGCTGACGGTGCAAAATAAAGACCTGCACGGGCAACTGCAGGAGATCAAGCGGAGACAAGCGGAGATTGAGTGCAAG AGTAAAGAAAAGGTGATGGCAGTGAGGTTGCGGGAAGCTGACAACATGGCCGCCATGGCTGAACTCCAGCAACAGATCTCAGAGCTCGAGATTCAG aaagaagaaggaaaggtcCAGGGCCAGCTGAACCACACGGACTCGAGCCAGTACATCCGCGACCTCAAAGACCAAATAGAAGAACTAAAACACGAG GTCTGCTGCTTAAAGGGCCAGAGGGGCCTGACCGCTCCGCCCACGTTTGATGGGATCCACATCGTCAACCACTACGCGGGGCGCGACGGGTCGTACCACTCTTCCGACGAAGACGGCGTCAAGGGCCCGAGCCTCCAGGGCACCCAGCAGAGATGCGGGGGCCGGATCAGGCTGCGCGCCAACCTCGGGGCCAGCGacagcgacgaggaggaggaggacgacgaggaagacgaggacgaggaggaggacgacgagtcCCTGCGGCTCTCTGTGCCTCCGAGCAGCAGCCACATGTCCACCGCCGTGTGA
- the evi5b gene encoding ecotropic viral integration site 5 protein homolog isoform X2, which produces MSSQVATPTSLQTTSSSTSLSSPAVSPSSPPQLSPDDVELLAKLEQQNSLILDRLFLRLNSIWGEMHNGLLETDSKSLRSMNDSRRNSGSSLVSSSSASSNLSHLEEDSWILWGRIVNEWEEVRKKKEKQLKDLVKEGIPHHFRAIVWQLLCNAQNMPIKDQYSELLKMTSPYEKLIRRDIARTYPEHDFFKEKDSLGQEVLFNVMKAYSLVDREVGYCQGSAFIVGLLLMQMPEEEAFCVFVKLMQDYRLRELFKPSMAELGLCMYQFEHMIQEQLPELHMHFQSQSFHTSMYASSWFLTIFLTSFPLPVATRIFDIFMFEGLEIVFRVGLAILQMNQTELIQLDMEGMLQHFQRVIPHQLDSGPDKVILAAYQVKYNAKKMKKLEKEYTTIKSKEMEEQVEIKRLRTENRLLKQRIDTLEKGQVTRAQEAEELYLAKRELATLKQQGEEAGAQPEPARTPGRQLQPHPPQVKRAPLYSEESVLQLERELVQARLKEAESQCALKEMQDKILDIEQRNTSLPDDTNVVRLQEELIGVKLREVEALTGLKELRQQVRGLEEHWQRHLTRTAGRWKDRKNTLSELQDELMTVRLREAEAQAELRETRQRMLELETQNQIHSNQIRRAEQESRCLQECVQTLTVQNKDLHGQLQEIKRRQAEIECKSKEKVMAVRLREADNMAAMAELQQQISELEIQKEEGKVQGQLNHTDSSQYIRDLKDQIEELKHEVCCLKGQRGLTAPPTFDGIHIVNHYAGRDGSYHSSDEDGVKGPSLQGTQQRCGGRIRLRANLGASDSDEEEEDDEEDEDEEEDDESLRLSVPPSSSHMSTAV; this is translated from the exons ATGTCTAGCCAGGTGGCCACGCCCACGTCGCTGCAGACCACCTCCTCTTCCACGTCTCTGTCCTCGCCCGCCGTCTCGCCGTCCTCGCCGCCGCAGCTCAGTCCCGACGATGTGGAGCTGCTCGCCAAGCTAGAGCAGCAGAACAG CCTCATTTTAGACCGTCTCTTCCTACGGCTCAACAGCATCTGGGGCGAGATGCATAACGG GTTGCTAGAGACGGACAGCAAGTCGCTGCGCTCCATGAACGACTCCAGGCGAAACAGCGGCTCCTCCCTGGTGTCcagctcctctgcctcctccaacCTCTCGCACCTGGAGGAGGACTCGTGGATCCTGTGGGGGCGAATCGTCAACGAGTGGGAGGAGGTGcgcaagaagaaggagaagcagcTCAAG GATCTGGTCAAGGAAGGGATTCCTCACCACTTTCGGGCGATAGTGTGGCAGTTGTTGTGCAACGCCCAGAACATGCCCATCAAGGATCAGTACTCCGAACTCCTGAAGATGACGTCGCCCTACGAGAAGCTGATTCGCAGGGACATCGCGCGCACCTACCCCGAGCACGACTTCTTCAAGGAGAAAGACAGCCTGGGCCAGGAGGTGCTCTTCAACGTCATGAAG GCATATTCtctggtggaccgtgaggtcgGCTATTGTCAAGGGAGTGCGTTCATTGTGGGACTGCTGCTCATGCAG ATGCCAGAAGAGGAGGCTTTCTGCGTGTTCGTGAAGTTGATGCAAGACTACAGATTGCGAGAGCTCTTCAAACCCAGCATGGCTGAGCTGGGACTCTGCATGTACCAGTTTGAGCATATGATCCAG GAACAACTCCCGGAGCTGCACATGCATTTCCAGTCTCAGAGCTTTCACACGTCCATGTATgcctcctcctggttcctcaccatcttcctcacctccttccctcTGCCCGTCGCCACACGGATCTTCGACATCTTCATGTTTGAG ggtCTGGAGATAGTTTTCCGCGTGGGGCTCGCCATCCTCCAGATGAACCAGACCGAACTCATCCAGCTCGACATGGAGGGAATGTTACAG CACTTCCAGAGGGTCATCCCACACCAGCTGGACAGCGGACCGGATAAAGTCATCCTGGCTGCTTATCAAGTTAAATACAATGCCAAGAAGATGAAAAA GTTGGAGAAAGAATACACGACAATCAAATCCaaagagatggaggagcaggtggagataaAG CGGTTGCGGACAGAGAACCGACTCCTGAAGCAGCGGATAGACACGCTGGAGAAA GGACAAGTGACTCGGGCTcaggaggcagaggagctgTACCTGGCCAAGCGGGAGCTGGCCACACTCAAACAGCAAGGCGAGGAGGCCGGTGCTCAGCCGGAGCCGGCCCGGACGCCCGGCAGGCAGCTCCAGCCGCATCCGCCGCAAGTG AAGAGAGCCCCTCTGTACTCTGAGGAGTCCGTGCTGCAGCTGGAGCGAGAGCTGGTGCAGGCCCGGCtgaaggaggcggagtctcagtGCGCTCTCAAGGAGATGCAAGACAAGATCCTGGATATTGAACAG AGGAACACGTCGCTCCCCGATGACACCAATGTCGTGCGTCTTCAAGAGGAGCTGATCGGAGTGAAGCTGAGGGAGGTGGAGGCTCTGACCGGCCTGAAGGAGCTGAGGCAGCAAGTCAGAGGCCTGGAAGAGCACTGGCAG CGCCACTTGACACGCACCGCTGGTCGCTGGAAGGACAGGAAGAATACCTTGAGCGAGCTGCAGGACGAGCTGATGACCGTGAGGCTGCGCGAGGCCGAGGCCCAGGCCGAGCTGCGGGAGACACGGCAGAGGATGCTGGAGCTGGAGACGCAG AACCAGATTCACAGTAACCAGATTCGACGGGCGGAGCAGGAGAGTCGCTGTCTCCAGGAGTGTGTGCAAACGCTGACGGTGCAAAATAAAGACCTGCACGGGCAACTGCAGGAGATCAAGCGGAGACAAGCGGAGATTGAGTGCAAG AGTAAAGAAAAGGTGATGGCAGTGAGGTTGCGGGAAGCTGACAACATGGCCGCCATGGCTGAACTCCAGCAACAGATCTCAGAGCTCGAGATTCAG aaagaagaaggaaaggtcCAGGGCCAGCTGAACCACACGGACTCGAGCCAGTACATCCGCGACCTCAAAGACCAAATAGAAGAACTAAAACACGAG GTCTGCTGCTTAAAGGGCCAGAGGGGCCTGACCGCTCCGCCCACGTTTGATGGGATCCACATCGTCAACCACTACGCGGGGCGCGACGGGTCGTACCACTCTTCCGACGAAGACGGCGTCAAGGGCCCGAGCCTCCAGGGCACCCAGCAGAGATGCGGGGGCCGGATCAGGCTGCGCGCCAACCTCGGGGCCAGCGacagcgacgaggaggaggaggacgacgaggaagacgaggacgaggaggaggacgacgagtcCCTGCGGCTCTCTGTGCCTCCGAGCAGCAGCCACATGTCCACCGCCGTGTGA
- the evi5b gene encoding EVI5-like protein isoform X1: MSSQVATPTSLQTTSSSTSLSSPAVSPSSPPQLSPDDVELLAKLEQQNSLILDRLFLRLNSIWGEMHNGLLETDSKSLRSMNDSRRNSGSSLVSSSSASSNLSHLEEDSWILWGRIVNEWEEVRKKKEKQLKDLVKEGIPHHFRAIVWQLLCNAQNMPIKDQYSELLKMTSPYEKLIRRDIARTYPEHDFFKEKDSLGQEVLFNVMKAYSLVDREVGYCQGSAFIVGLLLMQMPEEEAFCVFVKLMQDYRLRELFKPSMAELGLCMYQFEHMIQEQLPELHMHFQSQSFHTSMYASSWFLTIFLTSFPLPVATRIFDIFMFEGLEIVFRVGLAILQMNQTELIQLDMEGMLQHFQRVIPHQLDSGPDKVILAAYQVKYNAKKMKKLEKEYTTIKSKEMEEQVEIKRLRTENRLLKQRIDTLEKESASLADRLIQGQVTRAQEAEELYLAKRELATLKQQGEEAGAQPEPARTPGRQLQPHPPQVKRAPLYSEESVLQLERELVQARLKEAESQCALKEMQDKILDIEQRNTSLPDDTNVVRLQEELIGVKLREVEALTGLKELRQQVRGLEEHWQRHLTRTAGRWKDRKNTLSELQDELMTVRLREAEAQAELRETRQRMLELETQNQIHSNQIRRAEQESRCLQECVQTLTVQNKDLHGQLQEIKRRQAEIECKSKEKVMAVRLREADNMAAMAELQQQISELEIQKEEGKVQGQLNHTDSSQYIRDLKDQIEELKHEVCCLKGQRGLTAPPTFDGIHIVNHYAGRDGSYHSSDEDGVKGPSLQGTQQRCGGRIRLRANLGASDSDEEEEDDEEDEDEEEDDESLRLSVPPSSSHMSTAV, encoded by the exons ATGTCTAGCCAGGTGGCCACGCCCACGTCGCTGCAGACCACCTCCTCTTCCACGTCTCTGTCCTCGCCCGCCGTCTCGCCGTCCTCGCCGCCGCAGCTCAGTCCCGACGATGTGGAGCTGCTCGCCAAGCTAGAGCAGCAGAACAG CCTCATTTTAGACCGTCTCTTCCTACGGCTCAACAGCATCTGGGGCGAGATGCATAACGG GTTGCTAGAGACGGACAGCAAGTCGCTGCGCTCCATGAACGACTCCAGGCGAAACAGCGGCTCCTCCCTGGTGTCcagctcctctgcctcctccaacCTCTCGCACCTGGAGGAGGACTCGTGGATCCTGTGGGGGCGAATCGTCAACGAGTGGGAGGAGGTGcgcaagaagaaggagaagcagcTCAAG GATCTGGTCAAGGAAGGGATTCCTCACCACTTTCGGGCGATAGTGTGGCAGTTGTTGTGCAACGCCCAGAACATGCCCATCAAGGATCAGTACTCCGAACTCCTGAAGATGACGTCGCCCTACGAGAAGCTGATTCGCAGGGACATCGCGCGCACCTACCCCGAGCACGACTTCTTCAAGGAGAAAGACAGCCTGGGCCAGGAGGTGCTCTTCAACGTCATGAAG GCATATTCtctggtggaccgtgaggtcgGCTATTGTCAAGGGAGTGCGTTCATTGTGGGACTGCTGCTCATGCAG ATGCCAGAAGAGGAGGCTTTCTGCGTGTTCGTGAAGTTGATGCAAGACTACAGATTGCGAGAGCTCTTCAAACCCAGCATGGCTGAGCTGGGACTCTGCATGTACCAGTTTGAGCATATGATCCAG GAACAACTCCCGGAGCTGCACATGCATTTCCAGTCTCAGAGCTTTCACACGTCCATGTATgcctcctcctggttcctcaccatcttcctcacctccttccctcTGCCCGTCGCCACACGGATCTTCGACATCTTCATGTTTGAG ggtCTGGAGATAGTTTTCCGCGTGGGGCTCGCCATCCTCCAGATGAACCAGACCGAACTCATCCAGCTCGACATGGAGGGAATGTTACAG CACTTCCAGAGGGTCATCCCACACCAGCTGGACAGCGGACCGGATAAAGTCATCCTGGCTGCTTATCAAGTTAAATACAATGCCAAGAAGATGAAAAA GTTGGAGAAAGAATACACGACAATCAAATCCaaagagatggaggagcaggtggagataaAG CGGTTGCGGACAGAGAACCGACTCCTGAAGCAGCGGATAGACACGCTGGAGAAA GAAAGTGCTTCCTTGGCAGATAGATTGATCCAG GGACAAGTGACTCGGGCTcaggaggcagaggagctgTACCTGGCCAAGCGGGAGCTGGCCACACTCAAACAGCAAGGCGAGGAGGCCGGTGCTCAGCCGGAGCCGGCCCGGACGCCCGGCAGGCAGCTCCAGCCGCATCCGCCGCAAGTG AAGAGAGCCCCTCTGTACTCTGAGGAGTCCGTGCTGCAGCTGGAGCGAGAGCTGGTGCAGGCCCGGCtgaaggaggcggagtctcagtGCGCTCTCAAGGAGATGCAAGACAAGATCCTGGATATTGAACAG AGGAACACGTCGCTCCCCGATGACACCAATGTCGTGCGTCTTCAAGAGGAGCTGATCGGAGTGAAGCTGAGGGAGGTGGAGGCTCTGACCGGCCTGAAGGAGCTGAGGCAGCAAGTCAGAGGCCTGGAAGAGCACTGGCAG CGCCACTTGACACGCACCGCTGGTCGCTGGAAGGACAGGAAGAATACCTTGAGCGAGCTGCAGGACGAGCTGATGACCGTGAGGCTGCGCGAGGCCGAGGCCCAGGCCGAGCTGCGGGAGACACGGCAGAGGATGCTGGAGCTGGAGACGCAG AACCAGATTCACAGTAACCAGATTCGACGGGCGGAGCAGGAGAGTCGCTGTCTCCAGGAGTGTGTGCAAACGCTGACGGTGCAAAATAAAGACCTGCACGGGCAACTGCAGGAGATCAAGCGGAGACAAGCGGAGATTGAGTGCAAG AGTAAAGAAAAGGTGATGGCAGTGAGGTTGCGGGAAGCTGACAACATGGCCGCCATGGCTGAACTCCAGCAACAGATCTCAGAGCTCGAGATTCAG aaagaagaaggaaaggtcCAGGGCCAGCTGAACCACACGGACTCGAGCCAGTACATCCGCGACCTCAAAGACCAAATAGAAGAACTAAAACACGAG GTCTGCTGCTTAAAGGGCCAGAGGGGCCTGACCGCTCCGCCCACGTTTGATGGGATCCACATCGTCAACCACTACGCGGGGCGCGACGGGTCGTACCACTCTTCCGACGAAGACGGCGTCAAGGGCCCGAGCCTCCAGGGCACCCAGCAGAGATGCGGGGGCCGGATCAGGCTGCGCGCCAACCTCGGGGCCAGCGacagcgacgaggaggaggaggacgacgaggaagacgaggacgaggaggaggacgacgagtcCCTGCGGCTCTCTGTGCCTCCGAGCAGCAGCCACATGTCCACCGCCGTGTGA
- the evi5b gene encoding ecotropic viral integration site 5 protein homolog isoform X4, whose translation MSSQVATPTSLQTTSSSTSLSSPAVSPSSPPQLSPDDVELLAKLEQQNRLLETDSKSLRSMNDSRRNSGSSLVSSSSASSNLSHLEEDSWILWGRIVNEWEEVRKKKEKQLKDLVKEGIPHHFRAIVWQLLCNAQNMPIKDQYSELLKMTSPYEKLIRRDIARTYPEHDFFKEKDSLGQEVLFNVMKAYSLVDREVGYCQGSAFIVGLLLMQMPEEEAFCVFVKLMQDYRLRELFKPSMAELGLCMYQFEHMIQEQLPELHMHFQSQSFHTSMYASSWFLTIFLTSFPLPVATRIFDIFMFEGLEIVFRVGLAILQMNQTELIQLDMEGMLQHFQRVIPHQLDSGPDKVILAAYQVKYNAKKMKKLEKEYTTIKSKEMEEQVEIKRLRTENRLLKQRIDTLEKGQVTRAQEAEELYLAKRELATLKQQGEEAGAQPEPARTPGRQLQPHPPQVKRAPLYSEESVLQLERELVQARLKEAESQCALKEMQDKILDIEQRNTSLPDDTNVVRLQEELIGVKLREVEALTGLKELRQQVRGLEEHWQRHLTRTAGRWKDRKNTLSELQDELMTVRLREAEAQAELRETRQRMLELETQNQIHSNQIRRAEQESRCLQECVQTLTVQNKDLHGQLQEIKRRQAEIECKSKEKVMAVRLREADNMAAMAELQQQISELEIQKEEGKVQGQLNHTDSSQYIRDLKDQIEELKHEVCCLKGQRGLTAPPTFDGIHIVNHYAGRDGSYHSSDEDGVKGPSLQGTQQRCGGRIRLRANLGASDSDEEEEDDEEDEDEEEDDESLRLSVPPSSSHMSTAV comes from the exons ATGTCTAGCCAGGTGGCCACGCCCACGTCGCTGCAGACCACCTCCTCTTCCACGTCTCTGTCCTCGCCCGCCGTCTCGCCGTCCTCGCCGCCGCAGCTCAGTCCCGACGATGTGGAGCTGCTCGCCAAGCTAGAGCAGCAGAACAG GTTGCTAGAGACGGACAGCAAGTCGCTGCGCTCCATGAACGACTCCAGGCGAAACAGCGGCTCCTCCCTGGTGTCcagctcctctgcctcctccaacCTCTCGCACCTGGAGGAGGACTCGTGGATCCTGTGGGGGCGAATCGTCAACGAGTGGGAGGAGGTGcgcaagaagaaggagaagcagcTCAAG GATCTGGTCAAGGAAGGGATTCCTCACCACTTTCGGGCGATAGTGTGGCAGTTGTTGTGCAACGCCCAGAACATGCCCATCAAGGATCAGTACTCCGAACTCCTGAAGATGACGTCGCCCTACGAGAAGCTGATTCGCAGGGACATCGCGCGCACCTACCCCGAGCACGACTTCTTCAAGGAGAAAGACAGCCTGGGCCAGGAGGTGCTCTTCAACGTCATGAAG GCATATTCtctggtggaccgtgaggtcgGCTATTGTCAAGGGAGTGCGTTCATTGTGGGACTGCTGCTCATGCAG ATGCCAGAAGAGGAGGCTTTCTGCGTGTTCGTGAAGTTGATGCAAGACTACAGATTGCGAGAGCTCTTCAAACCCAGCATGGCTGAGCTGGGACTCTGCATGTACCAGTTTGAGCATATGATCCAG GAACAACTCCCGGAGCTGCACATGCATTTCCAGTCTCAGAGCTTTCACACGTCCATGTATgcctcctcctggttcctcaccatcttcctcacctccttccctcTGCCCGTCGCCACACGGATCTTCGACATCTTCATGTTTGAG ggtCTGGAGATAGTTTTCCGCGTGGGGCTCGCCATCCTCCAGATGAACCAGACCGAACTCATCCAGCTCGACATGGAGGGAATGTTACAG CACTTCCAGAGGGTCATCCCACACCAGCTGGACAGCGGACCGGATAAAGTCATCCTGGCTGCTTATCAAGTTAAATACAATGCCAAGAAGATGAAAAA GTTGGAGAAAGAATACACGACAATCAAATCCaaagagatggaggagcaggtggagataaAG CGGTTGCGGACAGAGAACCGACTCCTGAAGCAGCGGATAGACACGCTGGAGAAA GGACAAGTGACTCGGGCTcaggaggcagaggagctgTACCTGGCCAAGCGGGAGCTGGCCACACTCAAACAGCAAGGCGAGGAGGCCGGTGCTCAGCCGGAGCCGGCCCGGACGCCCGGCAGGCAGCTCCAGCCGCATCCGCCGCAAGTG AAGAGAGCCCCTCTGTACTCTGAGGAGTCCGTGCTGCAGCTGGAGCGAGAGCTGGTGCAGGCCCGGCtgaaggaggcggagtctcagtGCGCTCTCAAGGAGATGCAAGACAAGATCCTGGATATTGAACAG AGGAACACGTCGCTCCCCGATGACACCAATGTCGTGCGTCTTCAAGAGGAGCTGATCGGAGTGAAGCTGAGGGAGGTGGAGGCTCTGACCGGCCTGAAGGAGCTGAGGCAGCAAGTCAGAGGCCTGGAAGAGCACTGGCAG CGCCACTTGACACGCACCGCTGGTCGCTGGAAGGACAGGAAGAATACCTTGAGCGAGCTGCAGGACGAGCTGATGACCGTGAGGCTGCGCGAGGCCGAGGCCCAGGCCGAGCTGCGGGAGACACGGCAGAGGATGCTGGAGCTGGAGACGCAG AACCAGATTCACAGTAACCAGATTCGACGGGCGGAGCAGGAGAGTCGCTGTCTCCAGGAGTGTGTGCAAACGCTGACGGTGCAAAATAAAGACCTGCACGGGCAACTGCAGGAGATCAAGCGGAGACAAGCGGAGATTGAGTGCAAG AGTAAAGAAAAGGTGATGGCAGTGAGGTTGCGGGAAGCTGACAACATGGCCGCCATGGCTGAACTCCAGCAACAGATCTCAGAGCTCGAGATTCAG aaagaagaaggaaaggtcCAGGGCCAGCTGAACCACACGGACTCGAGCCAGTACATCCGCGACCTCAAAGACCAAATAGAAGAACTAAAACACGAG GTCTGCTGCTTAAAGGGCCAGAGGGGCCTGACCGCTCCGCCCACGTTTGATGGGATCCACATCGTCAACCACTACGCGGGGCGCGACGGGTCGTACCACTCTTCCGACGAAGACGGCGTCAAGGGCCCGAGCCTCCAGGGCACCCAGCAGAGATGCGGGGGCCGGATCAGGCTGCGCGCCAACCTCGGGGCCAGCGacagcgacgaggaggaggaggacgacgaggaagacgaggacgaggaggaggacgacgagtcCCTGCGGCTCTCTGTGCCTCCGAGCAGCAGCCACATGTCCACCGCCGTGTGA